CAAAAACATTTTGACGGAAGTTATTTTGTTGCTTTACTAGAACAATTAAAAGGTGAAGACATTACGAACCGAAAACAAGCCTTTCAATATGCACAGGAAAAAGGAATCATTTGACACGCGATTTCCTATTGAAAACTTGATATGTAGTTCAAGGAGCGCCCAGATAAGGCGTTCTTTTTTATTTACACTACTTAATTACAAGGAACCAATATAAAAAGCCTAAATCATAAAAGACTTAGACTTTCTCTTGAATAAGATTCTACTTAAGAAGCACTTTGTATAGACGGATTTATGGACTTTTTCTTAGTAGGCCATTCGGACAAAATCATTCCAATGAAGATAAACACACATCCATAAACCGCAATCCAGCCTAAGCGCTCGTTGGCCCAGAAATAAGCTGTTATAGCTGCAAAAACGGGTTCAGTAGCAAAGATTAATGCAACTCTAGTAGGAGTAGTGTACTGTTGAAGCTTAGTTTGTGCGAAGAAAGCAAAAGCAGTTGCTAGGATAGAAGTGACAAGTAAAGCAATGAGTACTTCTCTTTGAACTAGAGTCCCGACATGAAACGCTCTTTGCCAATCTTCAAACAGTAAGGCACATATACCAGAAAAAACAGCGACACCAAGGATTTGCCCAATTGTTAGCAATAAAGTGGGAAATTCATTTGTATATTTTCCAGTTAAGATTATGTGCATAGCGAATGCAAAGGCACAGCCTAGTACTAATAGATCTCCAATGTTTAATGAAAAGGTATCACCAACCGTTAACATAAACAACCCAAATGCAGCAACAATTGAACCTATAATTGCGATAGAACGTGGTCTTTGCTTTAAAATGAGTAATGATAATAGAGGTACTAATACCACACTAAGACCTGTGATAAATCCTGCTTTAGATGATGTTGTATATAATAATCCCATTGTTTGAAGTGCATAACCTAAGAAAAGGCTCATTCCAATAAACAATCCTGCTAATAGGAATTTAAGATTAATTGCTTGAAGTTGATCACGTTTGTAAATAAAAAAGCCAATCATTAAAATGATTGCTGCTATAGAAAATCTTATAGCATTAAACGTAAATGGTTCTAAAAAAGAGATGGCTTGTTGAACAAGTACAAAGGTTGCTCCCCAAATAAATGCAACAAAAAGTAAAATACCATCAGCTAGTAAACGTGTTTTCATGTTGATAGTCCCTTCTCAGTCTATATTGATTACTGATTGTCTCGAATCGCCTTTCTTGCAAGCTCATCCGCAATCTGATTTTGGCTACTAGGAATCCATTTCATAAAAAATAAATCGAATTGCTTTGTTAATTTTAACGCAGTTTCTAAAAGAGGGGCATATTGTTTGTTTTTTACATATTCCTTCTCAATTGCCCGATCTACTAGCTGGGAGTCTGTTCGAAATGAAACAATTGAAAACTCCTTTTCAATACAGATTTCCAATGCTTTGATTAAGGAATAATACTCAGCTTCATGATTTGACATGTTTCCTAGTGGAATAGAATATCTTTCTAAAACACCATTACCTTTTATATAGATACCTGCTCCAGAAGGACCAGGGTTACCTGCACTTGCTCCATCAATATATACTTCGATCAATTGAAAACCCCCTAAAAAAATGGATCCACGAAACATACTATAACATTGATTTTTCTTATATAGAAGAGGAATATAGATTTCCTTATTAGAATAATGAATAAGCATGAAAAAGTATGGAAAAATGTAGATACTAAGATTTTGGAGGATGAACTAGGGTGAACGTTTGGATTGAGTGGAAATATAAAACAGCAAAGAATCTTGAACTTACATTAACAACAGAAGTCATGCAAGCGAAAAAGGCTCTTCTAATTGCAGAAGATTTTATGAAAACAGGTCGAACAAAGGACTTGGTTTTTTATGATGAACAGCATACTATGTGGACAAAAAAAGAATTTGAGAAACTTCTTAAGGAAGTAGAAGAAGAGCCACATCATATAGAGGTTTTCTTTGATGGTGGGTTTGATGTGCAGACTAAAAAGGCTGGTGCTGGGGTCGCTATTTATTATTCAAGAAAAAATAAAGATTTCCGAATTAGGGAAAACAGTGTATTAGAGGAACTCGATAATAATAATGAAGCAGAATATGCAGCTTTCTGGGCAGGGGTATTGCAACTTGAGGCACTAGGTGTCCGTAATACGAGTGTCCACTTTAAAGGTGACTCACAAGTCGTGTTAAATCAATTATCTGGAGAATGGCCGTGCTTTGAGGATGAGTTCAATAGGTGGTTAGATCGGATTGAAGAGAAGCTAAAGGAACTCAAGATTAAGCCTACCTATACAGCCATTTCCAGAAAGGAAAACAGAGAGGCAGATCAGCTAGCAAGTCAAGCTCTACAAGGGGTCATGGTTTCAAGTCATCTTAATCGATCTGAATAGAGAGGAGCCGGTAAGGTGAAGCAAAGGAAGGCGATTGTGGAGGTAAGTGAAATATTAGATACATTTTGTGAAAGTTGCTTTGTCCATTCTTACTTTAAAAAGGAGTATGGAAAGTGTAAGGCACATAAGTTTTGTATTAAAGAATGCACGGTTGGCCAAAAATTAAAGGAATACGGTAGAATTCTTTCATAGAAACTGTTTTCGTATAGAGTGTTCGTTAGTAAAATGTTGTGTGCTTTAAACCTAGAGAGCTGCCTTTTTCTAACTATAAAAATTAGTTATAGAGTTTAAATAGGCTGAGTTTCTAAAAATGAAAGATTGAAAAGTCACAAACTTTTAGAAAAGAGCCTTTATAAAAAAAACTTCAGTTGGTTAGGAATACCCTGCCCACTGAAGTTTTTTTATTTTAATTATGTGTTATTGCTTAGCTTCATTTAATTGCTCTTCACATTGTGTAAGTGAAACCTGTTGTTCATTTAAAAATTCCTTGTCTACACCTGTCTGGTTGTTGAACGCATGAGACAGTTGTGCTCTTGCATCTTGAATAGCTTGAGTTGCTTCTTCCAATTGCTCTCGGTCCATACTCATTGTTGCTGTGCCTACCATTTTTTGAGCTGCTTTCACAGACATTTCTACTTGCTTTAAATCGTTAAATGGCTCTGACATATAAAAACTCCCCTTTCAGTATATCAAGTTTAGCTTGACCAATTTAAAAGGCACTATACCTTAGAATTACTACTACTTTTGATAAGACACTCATAAAATGTTAAAAACAATTAGGAGTGTTATTAATGTTACAAGCCTATATCAATGATCTACAAGTTGTAATTAGATTTTCTTTGTCTTATCAGCACAGAGAAGAGTTACAAGAAGAGGAGATCATCCGAACCGTTCTTCAATTAGATGAGAAGTTGTTAACTTATATTGATGATTGTTTAGCCTGTAAAGGTAAAAATGGCGAATTAATTATTATATATGTTCAGCCGGGAGAAGTACTTGATGTACAAATTCAACAAGTCATTGTAAAAGAAAATATATTGTCTTGATACTAGGAAGAAAACTGCTTTATTAAATCAACAACAGTTATTTTGTCTAATCCATTGTGATATTGCTCCATCTTCTTCGAATGACTCTTTGCAAAATCTCTTGAATTCAATTTATCAAGAAGCTCCTCTTCAAAAGACTGTGAAAATTTATCTAAAGGTAAATAGAATATTAAGTCCTGGTTCAGCAGAACATCCACATTAATTTTCTCTTGACCAGGAAGGTGATCATATACAAAAATGGGTAAACGTTTTGAAAGACATTCACTAATGGTTATACCGCCTGGTTTAGATAATATAGCATCTACAGAGTGGTAGATGACATTCATCTTTTTCTTAGATTTGATATAAGGAAAAGGTATGATTCGAGGATGATTCTGTGCGATTAGCTTTGTATAAAGCTTAGTATTGCTACCACATAACACATAATAGTGAATCTTTCCATGAATCGGTAAATACGACAATAAGTCTTCAATTTTGCCAACTCCTAAACTTCCCCCTGAAACCAATACCTTGTACTCTTTTGTGCGTTCGGCTTTCTGCAACACGTTCTCGAACTCCGGGTGAATAGGAATTCCGGTTTGAAAGATCGCCTCCTCTTTCACACCTTTATTAAGTAGATACTCTCTCATTGGTGGAAGGGAGATCAGGTGTGCATCAACCATGTCAGTGCCCCATATATGGTGAATAAAAAAATCAGTGTATACATTAATGATCGTTGCCGAACACTCACCACTTCGTTTCAACGTTGATGCAAGATAGGAAGGCAATGCATGGGAACAAATAATAAAATCAGGTTGATGCTGCTCAATGAGATTACGCATCGAGTTTAGAAAGAGCCATTCGTAGTGTATAAATCGTTTTTCCTGCTCTAAAGATCGATAAACTGATCTTTCATATAAATAATGGTAAAAAGATGGGAACAGCTTAATCCATCTTAAATACACACTAGAGATTAATAGCTCCAACTGTTTATTGGTAGAACTTAATAGTTCAACACTTTCATATTGGATCGATAAATCACTTTGGTTGAATTGTTCAGACAAGCTAGAAATAACCTGGTGATGTCCAGAGGGAATTTGTAATAGTGGAAAAAATAAAACCTTTGGCATAATGTTCTCCCTAAATCATGATAGTGCTTATAGTATGGAACATTACGAATTTTTTATGTGAAATCCTCCCTATAATTCCCATAATAAAACAACTGTTAGTTGGTGAAAATTATATCAACACATTGAAAAGGGGAAGTGTGGTCGTCGTGAGTAACGTAATGAAAGGCTGGTTTCTTTCCATATGGTATTTCCTAGACCCGATTTATTATGCCTTTACAAGGCTTACTTATGTGAAGGATGAGTCAAAGAAGAATTTAATTTTCCGTGTACGTGTCACTAGGTATAAGGGAAGAGAAGTGGTCCTTTCTGATGGGACAATCATCCGCAAAAATGATACGCTTCTAAAAATCCATCTTCATAATGTAAAGCTTCTAAAGGAACTCTATCAAGTACAGTGTGAAGTAAAGAGAGGTAGGCATATATTTCAGTCTGTATTAACAGCTTTGCCAGCTCTAGCTGCCTATTTAGAGAATCACCCACAAAAAGAGGATATAAAAGCAGTTATAGGAATTACTACTCTACACCGGGGCTGTAGAAGGCTTGGGTTTGAAACGCATGATATAAAAAGTAGATGTTATCAATTCTTTAAAAAAGTGACATTTACACTTATTTATATCCTGTCTGCAACGAATATCT
This DNA window, taken from Bacillus mesophilus, encodes the following:
- a CDS encoding DMT family transporter; translation: MKTRLLADGILLFVAFIWGATFVLVQQAISFLEPFTFNAIRFSIAAIILMIGFFIYKRDQLQAINLKFLLAGLFIGMSLFLGYALQTMGLLYTTSSKAGFITGLSVVLVPLLSLLILKQRPRSIAIIGSIVAAFGLFMLTVGDTFSLNIGDLLVLGCAFAFAMHIILTGKYTNEFPTLLLTIGQILGVAVFSGICALLFEDWQRAFHVGTLVQREVLIALLVTSILATAFAFFAQTKLQQYTTPTRVALIFATEPVFAAITAYFWANERLGWIAVYGCVFIFIGMILSEWPTKKKSINPSIQSAS
- a CDS encoding reverse transcriptase-like protein, with translation MIEVYIDGASAGNPGPSGAGIYIKGNGVLERYSIPLGNMSNHEAEYYSLIKALEICIEKEFSIVSFRTDSQLVDRAIEKEYVKNKQYAPLLETALKLTKQFDLFFMKWIPSSQNQIADELARKAIRDNQ
- a CDS encoding reverse transcriptase-like protein, whose translation is MNVWIEWKYKTAKNLELTLTTEVMQAKKALLIAEDFMKTGRTKDLVFYDEQHTMWTKKEFEKLLKEVEEEPHHIEVFFDGGFDVQTKKAGAGVAIYYSRKNKDFRIRENSVLEELDNNNEAEYAAFWAGVLQLEALGVRNTSVHFKGDSQVVLNQLSGEWPCFEDEFNRWLDRIEEKLKELKIKPTYTAISRKENREADQLASQALQGVMVSSHLNRSE
- a CDS encoding zinc-finger domain-containing protein, giving the protein MKQRKAIVEVSEILDTFCESCFVHSYFKKEYGKCKAHKFCIKECTVGQKLKEYGRILS
- a CDS encoding DUF2564 family protein, giving the protein MSEPFNDLKQVEMSVKAAQKMVGTATMSMDREQLEEATQAIQDARAQLSHAFNNQTGVDKEFLNEQQVSLTQCEEQLNEAKQ
- a CDS encoding MGDG synthase family glycosyltransferase; translation: MPKVLFFPLLQIPSGHHQVISSLSEQFNQSDLSIQYESVELLSSTNKQLELLISSVYLRWIKLFPSFYHYLYERSVYRSLEQEKRFIHYEWLFLNSMRNLIEQHQPDFIICSHALPSYLASTLKRSGECSATIINVYTDFFIHHIWGTDMVDAHLISLPPMREYLLNKGVKEEAIFQTGIPIHPEFENVLQKAERTKEYKVLVSGGSLGVGKIEDLLSYLPIHGKIHYYVLCGSNTKLYTKLIAQNHPRIIPFPYIKSKKKMNVIYHSVDAILSKPGGITISECLSKRLPIFVYDHLPGQEKINVDVLLNQDLIFYLPLDKFSQSFEEELLDKLNSRDFAKSHSKKMEQYHNGLDKITVVDLIKQFSS
- a CDS encoding YkoP family protein, with protein sequence MSNVMKGWFLSIWYFLDPIYYAFTRLTYVKDESKKNLIFRVRVTRYKGREVVLSDGTIIRKNDTLLKIHLHNVKLLKELYQVQCEVKRGRHIFQSVLTALPALAAYLENHPQKEDIKAVIGITTLHRGCRRLGFETHDIKSRCYQFFKKVTFTLIYILSATNISKESMQKHQPKYLFMSTKALSKRYRVN